The following are from one region of the Cyclopterus lumpus isolate fCycLum1 chromosome 21, fCycLum1.pri, whole genome shotgun sequence genome:
- the tyw5 gene encoding LOW QUALITY PROTEIN: tRNA wybutosine-synthesizing protein 5 (The sequence of the model RefSeq protein was modified relative to this genomic sequence to represent the inferred CDS: substituted 2 bases at 2 genomic stop codons) produces MEQQGKVTVPIFTEIDTEVFLRDIYPERRPAVLRGARLGPCLEKWTVEYLGQSGGDKEVKIHVSTVPQMDFLRKNFAYKTLPFCEFVKRASEKKHSDLFLCEDERYYLRSLGEDVXKEPADLRKQFPGLAEDFHIPQFFESNLFFSSVFRISSCGLQLWTHYDVMDNLLAQVTGTKRVALYSPQDALHLYLSGDKSEVLDIDFPDLNXFPQFVKAKRYECVLEPGDLLFIPALWFHNTLALQFGVGVNVFGRHLPADSYDRKDPYGNEDPAAATRALQALERALRTLDELPEDYRDFYGRRNSCL; encoded by the exons ATGGAGCAGCAGGGGAAAGTAACTGTGCCGATATTTACAGAAATAGATACGGAAGTGTTTCTGCGAGACATTTACCCAGAG CGCAGACCAGCAGTCCTGAGAGGCGCGCGTCTCGGGCCATGCCTGGAAAAGTGGACGGTGGAGTATCTGGGACAGAGCGGGGGGGACAAGGAAGTGAAGATCCACGTGTCCACTGTGCCGCAGATGGACTTCCTTCGCAAAAACTTTGCATACAa GACTCTGCCATTCTGTGAGTTTGTGAAAAGAGCATCTGAAAAAAAGCACTCTGACTTATTCCTGTGTGAG GACGAGCGCTATTACCTTCGTTCACTGGGAGAGGACGTTTGAAAG GAACCTGCTGATCTGAGAAAACAGTTCCCGGGCTTGGCAGAGGATTTTCACATCCCACAGTTCTTTGAATCCAATCTGTTTTTTTCCAGCGTCTTCCGCATCAGCTCCTGTGGTCTGCAGCTGTGGACGCACTACGAC GTGATGGACAACCTGCTGGCTCAGGTGACCGGGACAAAGAGAGTGGCTCTCTACAGCCCCCAGGATGCATTGCACCTCTACCTGTCAG GTGATAAATCGGAGGTGCTGGACATCGACTTCCCAGACCTGAACTAGTTTCCTCAGTTTGTGAAGGCAAAGAGGTACGAGTGTGTGCTGGAGCCCGGGGATCTACTTTTCATCCCTG CCCTGTGGTTCCACAACACGCTTGCGCTGCAGTTCGGTGTGGGCGTAAATGTGTTTGGGCGCCACCTACCTGCCGACAGCTATGACCGGAAGGACCCGTACGGTAACGAGGACCCCGCGGCTGCAACTCGAGCCCTTCAGGCGCTGGAGAGGGCGCTACGCACACTGGACGAGCTCCCGGAGGACTATCGTGACTTCTACGGGCGCCGTaactcatgtttataa